The Novosphingobium terrae genome segment TTCAGGTCGAGACGTCAAGAACAAGTCGCAACGTAGACATGGATGGGAGCGCGAGGGGGTAATCCCCTTCGCATCAAACTTTCCTCCTTCTTGCCCCCTTCACAATCCCTGCCTACACAAGGCGCCATCATGCCTGACACACTCAAGATCACGCTCGCCCAGTTGAATCAGTCCGTTGGCGATCTGGCCGGCAATGCCGCAGCCATGCTGGCCGCGCGTGAGCGCGCCGCCGCCAAGGGCGCCGACCTGATCGTCTTTCCCGAGCTGCAGCTCATCGGCTACCCTCCAGAAGACCTGATCCTGAAGCCCGCCCTGATCGAGCGCGCCGCCGCCGAGCTGGAAAAGCTGGCCGCCGCCACCGCCTCCAAGGGCCCGGCGATGCTGGTGGGCAGCGTCTTCGTGCAGGACGGAGCGCTTCACAATGGCGTCGCCCTGCTCGATCAGGGCAAGGTGCAGGCCATCCGCTTCAAGCATGAGCTGCCCAATTACGGCACCTTTGATGAGATGCGCCTGTTCCAGCCCGGCCCGCTGCCAGAGCCGATCATCTTCCGCGGCATCATGCTGGGCGTGCCGATCTGCGAGGACATCTGGCACCCCAATGTCTGCAAGCATCTGGCCGATTTCGGCGCGGAGATCTTCATCTGCGTCAACGGCAGCCCCTATGAGATCGACAAGGATTCGCTGCGCATCGATGGCGTCGCCAAGCGCCGCGCCGTGGCCGCTGGTGTGCCGCTGGCGTACCTGAACCGCGTCGGCGGTCAGGACGAGCTGGTGTTCGATGGCGCCAGCTTCGTGGTCAATGGCGACGGCAGCCTGCCCGTGCAGATGACCGACTGGGAGGAGCAGGAAGTGCTCACCAGCTGGACCAAAACCGCCAAGGGCTGGCGCTGCGACCATGGCGAGATCGCCCAGCATGTCGGGCAGGAGGAGAGCATCTACTCCGCCATGGTGCTGGCTTTGCGCGATTACGTGACGCGCAACCGCTTCCCCGGCGTGGTGCTTGGCCTGTCGGGCGGCATCGATTCGGCCCTGTGCGCCGCCATTGCGGTGGACGCGCTGGGCGCGGACAAGGTGTGGTGTGTGATGCTGCCCAGCCGCTACACCAGCACGGAAAGTCTGGTCGATGCCACGCAATGCGCCCATCTGCTGGGTGTGCGTTACGACACCATCCCCATCGTCCCGGCGGTGAAGGCGTTTGACGAAATGCTGGGCCCCGCCTTCGCCGGCAAAGCCCCCGATCTGGCCGAGGAAAACGTGCAGAGCCGCATCCGTGGCGTGACGCTGATGGCCCTGTCGAACAAGTTCGGCCCCATGGTCGTCACCACCGGCAACAAGAGCGAGATGAGCGTCGGTTACGCCACGCTCTATGGCGATATGAACGGCGGCTACAACCCGCTGAAGGATGCCTACAAGCTGACGGTCTTTGCCATCTCCAAATGGCGCAACGAGAACAAGCCGCGCATCGGCCTTGGCCCCAGCGGCCCGGTGATGCCTGAGAACATCATCTCCAAGCCCCCCAGCGCCGAGCTGCGCCCGGACCAGAAGGATTCGGACTCGCTGCCACCCTATGACGTGCTGGACCCCATCCTGATCGGGCTGGTCGAGCATGAAAAGAGCGTCGATCAACTGGTGAAGGAAGGCTTCGAGCGCGAGGTGGTCTCGCGGATCGAGCGTCTGCTGCATCTGGCGGAGTACAAGCGGCGCCAAGCCCCCCCGGGCGTGAAGCTGGGGACGCGGAATTTCGGGCGCGATCGGCGGTATCCGATTACGCAGGCGTTTCGGACGGCTTAAGGTTTGAAGGGGAAGATGCGAGGGGGTTACCCC includes the following:
- a CDS encoding NAD+ synthase, which produces MPDTLKITLAQLNQSVGDLAGNAAAMLAARERAAAKGADLIVFPELQLIGYPPEDLILKPALIERAAAELEKLAAATASKGPAMLVGSVFVQDGALHNGVALLDQGKVQAIRFKHELPNYGTFDEMRLFQPGPLPEPIIFRGIMLGVPICEDIWHPNVCKHLADFGAEIFICVNGSPYEIDKDSLRIDGVAKRRAVAAGVPLAYLNRVGGQDELVFDGASFVVNGDGSLPVQMTDWEEQEVLTSWTKTAKGWRCDHGEIAQHVGQEESIYSAMVLALRDYVTRNRFPGVVLGLSGGIDSALCAAIAVDALGADKVWCVMLPSRYTSTESLVDATQCAHLLGVRYDTIPIVPAVKAFDEMLGPAFAGKAPDLAEENVQSRIRGVTLMALSNKFGPMVVTTGNKSEMSVGYATLYGDMNGGYNPLKDAYKLTVFAISKWRNENKPRIGLGPSGPVMPENIISKPPSAELRPDQKDSDSLPPYDVLDPILIGLVEHEKSVDQLVKEGFEREVVSRIERLLHLAEYKRRQAPPGVKLGTRNFGRDRRYPITQAFRTA